DNA sequence from the Colletotrichum higginsianum IMI 349063 chromosome 10, whole genome shotgun sequence genome:
ATCACCGTGGGTCGACATCAAGCCCCCCTACCAGAACGGAATTTTTAACTATCCTACGACTGCTTAGCTGTTGTTTTTTTTCGTCACAGTCAAAAGCCAGATTAACAACAAGCAACCATGACAGACCAGGTAGGCCGGGCGGACGGCCCAGACCTTACCGGTCCTCTCGAAAAGTCCGGCCCAGGTGATCTGGAGAaggccgacgacaacgccggCCAGCCTGACGAGAGCCCGGCGACCAAGGACCTCCCCAGGGTGGCGGATAGGATCCCCAACGCGGCCTGGCTGGTCATGCTGCTCACCATGGCCGAACGTTTCTCCTTCTACGGCATGACGACGCCCTTTATGAACTACATGCAGAACGGCCGTGGCGACCCGCTACGCCCCGGCGCTCTGGGCTGGGGCCAGTCGAGGGCCTCGCAGGTCTCCAACGTCTTCAACATCATCTCGTGGCTGACGCCCATGGCctccggcatcgtcgccgacaagggGCTCGGCCGCTACCGGACGTTGTGCGTCACCTTCGTCGTCTACCTCGCCGGTACCGTCCTGCTGTTCGTGTCCAGCCTCGACTCCCTGGCCCGCTACTCCGCTGGCCTGTTCATCGCCTCCCTggtcctcatcgccctgGGCATGTCGGGCGCCAACGGCCTCATGGCCGCCTTCGTCGGCGACCAGTACACcaccgaggacggcgccgtcgtcaccaccCGCAGCGGcgagcgcgtcgtcgtcgaccgcgCCCTGACCCTCGAGTCCATCTACAACTACTACTACTGGTGCATCAACGTCGGCGGCCTGTCCGGCCTGGCCACGACGGCCCTCGAGCTGCACGTCGGCTTCTGGGCCGCCTACCTGCTCCCGCTCTGCGCCCTCTCCGTGtcggccgccgtgctcgtcCTCGGACGCGGCCGCCTGGTCCTCGCACCCACGCAGTCCTCGGCCCTCCCGGACGCCCGTCGCGCACTCTGGCTGGCCGTCCGCGGCGGCTTCtccctcgacaaggccaggCCCGCGCACCAGCAGCTCCAACACTCGCGCAAGGTGCCCTGGACCGACgacttcgtcgacgagctccagACGGCCATGGTGGCCTGCCGCATGATCTTCGCCGTCTGGCCCGTCCTCCACCTCTGCCGCGGCCAgatcaacaacaacctcATCTCCCAGGCCGCCCAGATGGACACCTCGAGCATCCCCAACGACATGATGTACAACGCCAAccccgtcatcatcatcatcctcatgcccctcgtcgaccgcttcctcttcccctgGCTGCGCCGTTCCGGGTTCCCCCTGACGGCCACGACCCGCCTCACCGCCGGcttcgccctcgaggccctcgccatggccatggccgccgtcgtgcaGAAGCTCGTCTACATCTCGCCCCCCTGCTACGACGCGCCCCTGCGCTGCGCCGCGTCCAATGCCGGCGCCATCCCGAATgccgtctccgtcttcgTGCAGCTGCCGGTATACCTGCTCGAGGCCATGTCCGAGATCCtgtcctcgccggccggctgGGAGTTGGCCTTCAGCATGGCGCCCGGCAGCATGAAGAGCGTGATGCAGTCCGTCTTCATGACCACCGGAGCCGTTGGTGCCGGCCTGAGCATTGCCATCAGTCCCCTGTACAAAGACCCTGAGATGCTTTATGTCTGGGCTTCTTTGGCTATCGTCATGGCAATAGCGACTGGAATATTTTATGCTGTCTGGGGCAGGAAGGTTCGTTGAAGGGGTTAGAAAAAAAAGCGACGGACGGCTTGGTGTTGATAGAAGAGCATTCAGTCCTCATGGCTTTCACGCGGGGTGGACGGACGTGGGCTGAGAGTACGACAAGGCGTTCGAATGGGTTTGAATTTGCAGAAAGGCCGTGTTGTAATAGGGTGAAGAGATGCTCTTTCATTTTCATTCACGAGTTTCTGTTGTTCCGATTAATGTCATTCCTTTGTCATCCTCTCACGCACCCCCAGAACACATGAGGCGCCGATGCAAGGTTATTCTAGGTTCTAGGCCTGACTGGACCAGATCACGGGAGGATATCGACAGACGGAAGACATCGATCGTCAGCCATCACATACAGACACTTAGTTTACAGAAATACATATTTGTTTGTATCATTAGACACTTCTTTACTGCCAGTCATCACATCGTTTGAACAACCACTTTTCAGGCGACAGGATTTCAATCACTTGTCTGGGCATGACTAAATTGCGATGTTCATCAACCCCACTCCCCTTCTCAACAAGCCTAGTGGTCCCCTTCTTGAATCTCTCATCATGACTTATCGCTAGAGTTTTCGGTCGAAGACTTGGGCCTTTCGGGCAGACCTTTGTTGTCCGAGCCTTTCTCGTCCAGGTCTTGCTTGTCCGATTCTTTCTCGTCCGAGTCTTTCTCGTTGGAGGCTTTCTTGTCCGATTCTTTCATGCTTGAGTCTTTCTTGCTCGAGTCTTTTTTGGCCGAGTCCTTCTTGTCAGAGTCATTTTTGTTTGagtctttcttcttctgtcgTTCACGGTCTTGGCCAGCCCCGTTTTCGTCCCCTTCATCTCCTTgctcatcctcatcgcccCAACCCGATATCAGCTCATTGTCggcttctccctcctcgtccgggtCCCACCCCTTCAGAACTCGTCTCGCCGCCTCTCTTCCGACGACCGGGAGCCGCTGCACCCCGTTCTTGCGTGCCGCGTCTGGGACCAGCTCCGGGTCCAATAAGCCAGTTTGCACCAGAACACTGGCCTGGTCCCAGTACACGTGCTCGTGGTAGAGCTTGCCTCCTCTCAATCCGACGATGCTGACCACGAGCACCTCGACTCGCTTGTTCGTTGGCGGGACGCCGGGCAAGATCCACGGCATCTCCTCGGTATGCTTGAAACGGACgtggacctcgtcgacgactcgGTCGGCCCCGATGGTGCGAGAAATGAGGGTCAGCTTCAGTGATGGGGGGTTGCTGAAGAACTGAGAGTAGAAGCGTTCGAGCTCCGATGCTCCAATGCCTCCCGTCAGGGTCGGCATGTGAGTGACGTGCGGGCTCTTGTGGGTCGTGTACGTTGACATTGTTTGGTTCAGGTTTCGAGTGAAGAATTTGCCTGCGCGCAACAAAATCAGCTCTCGATCGGTCTTCTGCCTTTTTGCAGCATCAGTTCTGGTGAGTACTGACCCTGTACATTTTCCTCCAACACAAGTTCCAAGTCGACGTGGTTGTTGaacgccttcctcgccgcaCTCAAGCTCCGGCTCCACGCTAACTCGGCGGGGACTTTGCTGTATTCTTCCAGGTCATGCTCGGCGAAACCGGGCACGGCGTCGTACGTGTAGGTTGGGTACGCGAGCCGCAAGGTGCCTCCCGTGCCGATGCCGCTTTCTACCTTCTTGCGGGTCGTGCGCCGTTTGCCCTGTATCCCTACCATCTGGGTTTGCTTGGTGATACCAATCTCCTCCCCTGCGGCGAGATGGACGAGAGTCGAGATGCTGCTGGGGAAGTGCCCCTTGGGGTCTGGGATGGCCGTCGGATAGTATGCGATGAGCAGCCCGAGCTTGAACTCCGGGTTGTTGTCCATTACGTGGTAGTGCTCCAGGCAGATGGCCGCAGCATCGCCATAAGCTGCCGAGTTGATGATCAGCGTACTCCATGCCTCTTATCAAAATCCATGCCACGCATTTTTCAGCACTAACCGACGATGCCAAAAGTCTCGCAGGGCCCCATTTTCTTTTTGCTCAACGATCGGATCTTGCTCCGGTACTTGTCCGCACTGCTTCCCATTGGCAGATACTCGACATCGAAGTTCTCGTCGCGCCATTCCCCTAGAGTGATTTCGTCAAAgtcgtcatcttcggcaGTTACGTATAGCTTCGGTCGCGCGCGAGGAAAATCCTGGGACAGGAAGTTGGAATCTCTATAGTTGGAGCGGGTCATGTTGTCTGAGACGATGCGCGCATTGCGTCCTTCTGACTCCGGCACGGCAGCCTTGACCAGCTTCGGTATATCGATATTCATGACGGatttgtcttcttcttgcaGCTTCTTGCTCGGGGAGGTACAGGTTAGGTTTGCAAGCTATACAAcagggggaaagaaagagagaaaggttTCCTGTTGCTGAGTTGAAGTTCCATTTCTTGTTAATTGCATGCCTGTGACGTGACGCGGGTGCTTGTGCATGTTCACCTGACAATGACGTCATGTTTCGAAACGTGCATGCCCCCCTGTCTTGTCAATGATATCAGCGGGGTAGTCAAGTCCGACGCTGTGTGGGGTTTATTTTGTTTGTTGTAAAAACAATGCGGTTAGTTACGGGCAGTAGTTAGCACCTATTAATCTTCGCGACATTATTCTAGTTTGCCTGGTGCCAGAATTGCTATTCAACGAAAAGGCTAACGTCGTATGGATGGATGTTGACGCCTTGTTCTACCTAACGGCTGTAAAAGTAAACAGACAATGGAGACAGGTAGTCTTGGTGGCACGCGCGTGGGTGGTTAGATCTGTCGTTATTTTGGTCCTTAATCATCCTCTCTCTGCAACGGTGTGAGGGGCAATGcgagaaaggaagaagatggagggaAAAGGGTAGAAGCACGATTTCCCATTCTCACACAGAACAACAACCAAAAGAATATATAGGAGGCCAGGACCGTAGGAATGGGACTCTTATGTTGAGAAGTGCTCGAACAAGCCTAGGAATAGCTGCGACGACCGGCTTGGTAATTAGTCTAGTGGAGAGCGCTTACTGAGGGCGCTGGTGAGCGTCCCACGTCACCAGCCACAGTGACACCAGCCACAGGGGCTGTGCAGGACATCCTCATCCTGGTACAACATACTAAGCTGTTGGATAAGTCCTGTTCCTAAGGACCTTCGTGACCTCCAGTGCCCTCCAATTCTATAGGAAATGATTTATCCTGCCACAAGGAGACCTACAAGAAGCAATATGCTAGCGAGGGTCAAGGTCGTCCCCACCCTGGCGCCAACCTTACTTAGACCAGGGCTCAAGGCGACAACGCCAGCCGGCACGAGGCCTACGACGCCACCTGAGAAGGCACCGTACAAGATCTTGAAAAAAATCAAGCTGCCAATGTTGTAGATGCCTAGCGATTCAAACGCCAGAACAGTGGAGCAGAGGGTGCACCCGAGCAATGTATTGACAGTTCCTACCTTATTCGCCAAGGCTCCAGCGATGATCGGCCAAAGTAGCGACCTAGGATGAGCAGGGTGACAATATAATGCGACGAGTCAAGGTAACAGACGTCGTGGTCGACGGATAAGAGCTCATAGTAGAAGAAGGGAGCGTAAAGGACAAGGAATACCAAGATGCTGCCCACAATGAATAGCAAGAAGGGCATATCTGTCCATCTACCCTCATCGAAGACAACCAACTCGGCTTTCCCGAGCGGCGTATTGCGGGTCTTTATGACTACGAGCGGAATGACGGCTACGCCTAGGAGAATGAAAGCGATGTCTCTTGTTGCCCAACCGAAGCCCCTATTTTTCGCGATGACAGATCCGGATCCGTTTGCCAGACCTGCAGGGTGCCGTGAATGGCGAATTAGACGGAGATAGTGAGGAGATAAAAACCACTAGGATCTTGAGCGACGAGCGCTCAAGGTTGTCGAATTTGAAATGGTACGCTGTTATTTTGTGCTTGGCTCTCCTCCAAGTGCCATGGGCCATGATGCTGGGCTTATTGTGTC
Encoded proteins:
- a CDS encoding Oligopeptide transporter, producing the protein MTDQVGRADGPDLTGPLEKSGPGDLEKADDNAGQPDESPATKDLPRVADRIPNAAWLVMLLTMAERFSFYGMTTPFMNYMQNGRGDPLRPGALGWGQSRASQVSNVFNIISWLTPMASGIVADKGLGRYRTLCVTFVVYLAGTVLLFVSSLDSLARYSAGLFIASLVLIALGMSGANGLMAAFVGDQYTTEDGAVVTTRSGERVVVDRALTLESIYNYYYWCINVGGLSGLATTALELHVGFWAAYLLPLCALSVSAAVLVLGRGRLVLAPTQSSALPDARRALWLAVRGGFSLDKARPAHQQLQHSRKVPWTDDFVDELQTAMVACRMIFAVWPVLHLCRGQINNNLISQAAQMDTSSIPNDMMYNANPVIIIILMPLVDRFLFPWLRRSGFPLTATTRLTAGFALEALAMAMAAVVQKLVYISPPCYDAPLRCAASNAGAIPNAVSVFVQLPVYLLEAMSEILSSPAGWELAFSMAPGSMKSVMQSVFMTTGAVGAGLSIAISPLYKDPEMLYVWASLAIVMAIATGIFYAVWGRKVR
- a CDS encoding Dienelactone hydrolase, with product MNIDIPKLVKAAVPESEGRNARIVSDNMTRSNYRDSNFLSQDFPRARPKLYVTAEDDDFDEITLGEWRDENFDVEYLPMGSSADKYRSKIRSLSKKKMGPCETFGIVAYGDAAAICLEHYHVMDNNPEFKLGLLIAYYPTAIPDPKGHFPSSISTLVHLAAGEEIGITKQTQMVGIQGKRRTTRKKVESGIGTGGTLRLAYPTYTYDAVPGFAEHDLEEYSKVPAELAWSRSLSAARKAFNNHVDLELVLEENVQVLTRTDAAKRQKTDRELILLRAGKFFTRNLNQTMSTYTTHKSPHVTHMPTLTGGIGASELERFYSQFFSNPPSLKLTLISRTIGADRVVDEVHVRFKHTEEMPWILPGVPPTNKRVEVLVVSIVGLRGGKLYHEHVYWDQASVLVQTGLLDPELVPDAARKNGVQRLPVVGREAARRVLKGWDPDEEGEADNELISGWGDEDEQGDEGDENGAGQDRERQKKKDSNKNDSDKKDSAKKDSSKKDSSMKESDKKASNEKDSDEKESDKQDLDEKGSDNKGLPERPKSSTENSSDKS